A region of Candidatus Defluviilinea gracilis DNA encodes the following proteins:
- a CDS encoding ABC transporter ATP-binding protein, with the protein MIQTHDLRKVYQMGEVEVEALRGVSFNIRRGEVVAIMGPSGSGKSTLMNTLGCLDRPSAGEYVLDGETVANLNDDQLADIRNRKVGFVFQSFNLLSRQTAITNVELPLRYSSNSKYAGNARGRRARAIEALKAVGLENRMTHRPAELSGGQQQRVAIARAIVNDPAIIMADEPTGNLDSKVGKEIMNLLLDLNKESGTTLIIVTHDPTVAEQTQRVIRLRDGLLDGAT; encoded by the coding sequence GTGATTCAAACCCACGATCTACGCAAGGTCTACCAGATGGGCGAAGTGGAAGTGGAGGCATTGCGCGGCGTATCGTTCAATATTCGGCGCGGCGAAGTGGTGGCGATCATGGGTCCCTCGGGTTCGGGCAAATCCACATTGATGAATACGCTCGGCTGTTTAGACCGCCCCTCCGCCGGAGAATATGTGTTGGACGGCGAGACGGTCGCCAACTTGAACGACGATCAATTGGCGGATATTCGCAATCGTAAAGTGGGCTTTGTCTTTCAAAGTTTCAATTTGCTGTCGCGGCAGACTGCCATCACCAACGTGGAACTTCCACTGCGGTATTCGAGTAATTCCAAATACGCCGGGAACGCGAGGGGCAGGCGCGCGCGGGCGATAGAGGCGTTGAAAGCCGTCGGTTTGGAAAATCGGATGACGCATCGCCCCGCCGAACTCTCCGGCGGACAGCAACAACGCGTGGCAATCGCGCGCGCCATCGTCAACGACCCAGCCATCATCATGGCAGACGAACCGACGGGCAACCTCGATTCGAAAGTCGGCAAAGAAATTATGAATTTACTGCTCGATCTGAACAAAGAGAGCGGAACCACGTTGATCATCGTCACTCACGACCCAACAGTTGCCGAACAAACCCAGCGCGTCATCCGCTTGCGCGATGGGCTACTGGATGGCGCCACATGA
- a CDS encoding carboxypeptidase M32, whose protein sequence is MSEKLIRLKEILGEVSDLARATSVLDWDQQVNIPPMGGDARGQQLATLGKIRQEKFTSDEVGRLIDDLKPEFAGVDSDDAAMIRVAARNYDKAKRVPPSFVAEQAVATSKSFEAWVEAKGKSDYSIFLPHLQKMVELVHKYISFFPPADHPYDTLLDDYEPGMKTADVKAIFEGLRPKQVELIKAVSEAKQVGDGFLRKKYNEKKLWDFGEEVVKSFGYDFSRGRQDKAAHPFETTFSVNDVRITTRFEADNPLAMIFSTMHEAGHGMYEQGVNPAYERTALESGASLAVHESQSRLWENLVGRSLPFWEHFYPKLKKTFPRQLDGIGLKAFYKAVNKVAPSLIRVNADEATYNLHIMLRLELEIAMVENKIDLKHLPEIWNTKMREYLGVTPPNDAQGVLQDIHWSAGLVGYFSTYALGNLISAQLWEKINKDIRNLDDQFRAGKFDALLGWLRENIHQHGQKYDPQDLVRQVTGSKITAEPYVRYLTKKYSEIYSL, encoded by the coding sequence GTGTCTGAGAAGCTTATTCGCTTGAAAGAGATACTTGGGGAGGTTTCCGATCTCGCTAGAGCCACATCGGTGCTGGATTGGGATCAGCAGGTAAACATTCCGCCGATGGGCGGAGACGCGCGCGGTCAACAATTGGCGACGCTGGGAAAGATCAGGCAAGAGAAATTCACATCCGATGAGGTGGGACGCTTGATCGATGACCTGAAACCCGAATTTGCCGGCGTAGATTCGGATGACGCCGCGATGATCCGTGTTGCCGCCCGAAATTACGATAAGGCGAAGCGCGTTCCACCGTCTTTCGTGGCGGAACAGGCAGTAGCCACTTCGAAATCCTTTGAAGCGTGGGTGGAAGCAAAGGGAAAATCGGACTATTCGATCTTTCTGCCACATCTGCAAAAAATGGTAGAACTTGTTCACAAGTACATTTCATTCTTTCCGCCTGCCGACCACCCCTACGACACACTGCTGGATGATTATGAACCCGGCATGAAGACCGCCGATGTGAAAGCCATCTTTGAGGGATTGCGCCCCAAGCAGGTGGAGTTGATCAAAGCCGTAAGCGAGGCAAAACAAGTCGGCGATGGTTTCTTGCGGAAAAAATATAACGAGAAAAAATTGTGGGATTTTGGCGAAGAGGTCGTCAAAAGTTTCGGCTACGATTTCAGCCGCGGCAGGCAGGATAAAGCCGCGCATCCGTTTGAAACCACGTTCAGCGTGAACGATGTCCGCATCACCACGCGTTTTGAAGCCGACAACCCGCTGGCGATGATCTTCAGTACCATGCACGAAGCGGGACACGGCATGTACGAGCAGGGCGTGAACCCCGCGTACGAACGCACCGCCTTGGAAAGCGGCGCATCGCTTGCCGTTCACGAGTCGCAATCTCGCCTGTGGGAAAATCTTGTTGGGCGGTCGCTTCCGTTTTGGGAACACTTCTACCCGAAACTCAAAAAGACTTTCCCGAGGCAACTCGATGGCATCGGGCTCAAGGCATTCTATAAAGCCGTCAACAAGGTTGCGCCTTCGCTCATCCGCGTCAATGCCGATGAAGCCACGTACAACCTGCACATCATGCTCCGCCTCGAGCTCGAGATCGCCATGGTCGAGAACAAGATCGACCTCAAACACCTGCCTGAAATTTGGAACACAAAGATGCGGGAATATCTCGGCGTCACTCCGCCGAATGACGCGCAGGGCGTGTTACAGGATATTCACTGGTCGGCCGGGTTGGTCGGATACTTTTCCACATATGCGCTGGGTAATCTCATTTCTGCCCAGTTGTGGGAAAAGATCAACAAAGATATTCGCAACCTCGACGATCAATTTCGCGCGGGTAAATTCGATGCCCTGCTCGGCTGGCTTCGAGAGAACATCCACCAACATGGTCAAAAATACGATCCGCAAGATCTCGTCCGGCAAGTCACCGGTTCAAAGATCACAGCGGAGCCATATGTTCGCTACCTGACGAAAAAATATAGCGAGATATACTCTTTGTAA
- a CDS encoding ABC transporter permease produces the protein MSIAQAFLEALESISGNKLRSGLTVLGIVIGVAAVIAMLAVGNGAEASITGSISSIGTNLLFVFRGSPESQQEAPDRSSARNDRPLTLADAEALADPFAAPSVAVVAPAIQGNGIITFAGENASTTITGVTPEYFSVRNLELSEGEFINQEHLLGRMSVVVLGPEAADVIMGRHDGIVGETIRIEGQPFRIIGVLVAKGGGAFGSEDNSAYLPFTTAQARLLKRNARDEVDVIFVQATSGETVPQASEEIANILRQRHRTPIGSDDFTVFTQQDFLQTFAAITGVLTIFLGGIAGISLLVGGIGIMNIMLVSVTERTREIGLRKALGARRRDILIQFLTESSLLSLIGGIIGILLGWVIAYAVGQIAAANGTDFIPVVTTDAVALATIFSAAVGLFFGIYPANRAANLEPVEALRYE, from the coding sequence ATGAGCATTGCGCAAGCCTTCCTGGAGGCGCTCGAATCCATCAGCGGGAACAAGTTGAGGTCCGGTCTGACCGTGCTGGGGATCGTGATCGGCGTCGCCGCGGTGATCGCCATGTTGGCGGTGGGCAACGGCGCGGAGGCGTCCATCACCGGTTCGATCAGCAGTATCGGCACGAATTTATTGTTCGTGTTTCGCGGCAGTCCTGAAAGCCAGCAAGAAGCGCCAGATCGAAGCAGCGCGCGGAACGACCGCCCGTTGACTCTCGCCGATGCCGAAGCGCTTGCCGACCCGTTTGCCGCGCCTTCGGTGGCGGTTGTCGCGCCGGCGATTCAAGGCAATGGGATCATCACCTTTGCCGGTGAAAACGCGTCCACCACGATCACCGGCGTCACCCCCGAATATTTTTCCGTTCGCAACCTGGAACTTTCAGAAGGCGAGTTTATCAACCAGGAGCATTTGCTGGGGCGCATGTCGGTTGTGGTGCTTGGTCCCGAAGCCGCCGATGTGATCATGGGCAGGCATGACGGCATTGTGGGCGAAACGATCCGCATTGAGGGACAGCCCTTCCGCATTATCGGCGTGTTGGTGGCGAAAGGGGGCGGCGCGTTTGGCAGTGAGGATAACAGCGCCTACCTCCCGTTTACCACCGCGCAGGCGCGTCTGCTCAAACGTAACGCGCGCGATGAAGTGGATGTGATCTTCGTGCAAGCCACAAGCGGAGAGACCGTTCCCCAAGCCTCGGAGGAGATCGCAAACATTTTGCGCCAGCGCCATCGCACGCCGATCGGCAGTGACGATTTCACCGTGTTTACCCAGCAGGATTTTCTGCAAACGTTCGCCGCCATTACCGGCGTGCTCACCATCTTCCTGGGCGGCATCGCGGGAATCTCCCTGCTCGTGGGCGGCATTGGCATCATGAACATCATGCTTGTTTCGGTCACCGAACGCACGCGCGAGATCGGCTTACGTAAAGCGCTCGGCGCGCGCAGGCGCGATATTTTGATTCAATTTCTCACCGAGTCTTCTTTGTTGAGTCTCATCGGCGGGATCATCGGCATCCTACTTGGCTGGGTGATCGCCTACGCAGTGGGGCAGATCGCCGCGGCAAACGGCACAGACTTCATCCCGGTCGTCACGACCGATGCGGTGGCGCTTGCCACGATCTTTTCGGCGGCGGTCGGATTATTCTTCGGCATCTACCCCGCCAACCGCGCGGCGAACCTCGAGCCGGTCGAGGCGTTGCGATATGAATAG